From Medicago truncatula cultivar Jemalong A17 chromosome 7, MtrunA17r5.0-ANR, whole genome shotgun sequence, a single genomic window includes:
- the LOC112416491 gene encoding uncharacterized protein, translating to MINMQDTNQRLKNLSLQMEIMQEQIMDIQANIQSTHRKQENNSNTFVEVGKIVEEGVDDTEEDIILEECSTMKMVEELEPLHPEEFPQERPYTEEVETVENEEVMEVTEKEDRILIKEESMEGKGKKVNKLEIDRIIDEICALFNKPKLGRIWTPHQLYFKFMEFLPTRRITKDDVLSVSFWPP from the coding sequence ATGATAAACATGCAGGATACCAATCAGAGATTGAAGAATCTATCCTTGCAGATGGAAATAATGCAAGAACAAATCATGGATATTCAAGCCAACATTCAATCCACTCacagaaaacaagaaaataattcaaatacatTTGTGGAAGTCGGAAAGATTGTTGAAGAAGGTGTTGATGATACCGAGGAAGACATAATACTAGAAGAATGTAGCACAATGAAAATGGTGGAAGAATTAGAGCCACTACATCCAGAAGAATTTCCTCAAGAACGGCCATATACTGAAGAGGTCGAAACtgttgaaaatgaagaagtgATGGAGGTGACAGAGAAAGAGGATCGGATACTAATCAAGGAAGAATCAATGGAAGGAAAGGGGAAGAAAGTGAACAAGTTGGAGATTGATCGGATCATAGATGAGATTTGTGCCTTGTTCAATAAACCAAAGTTAGGGAGGATATGGACTCCACATCAATTATACTTCAAATTCATGGAATTCCTCCCAACACGCAGGATTACAAAAGATGATGTGTTGTCCGTTTCATTTTGGCCACCCTAA